From the Kribbella sp. CA-293567 genome, the window GCCCGAGCTGCCCTGCGGCCGCTGAGACTTGGGGCTGTCCGCTCCATCAGGCCATGTCGGCCTCGCGCGGTTGGTCATCAGGTGCCCTCCTGGCCGGCTTCGTCATCCTCGACGGTAGCCGCGCCGTCGACGTCCGTCGAATGCTGGTCATCTGAACTGACGCTCCCAGGGACGGTTTCGGTTGTCTCCGAGTCCACATCCTGGACATCACCGGCGAACTCGCCGCTGTCGACGACCACACCGTCCAGCGGGCCGCCCTCGTCGACCACCACGCCGTCCACGACCAGGGCATCGGTACCCGCTGCCGCGTCGGACTCGTCGGCGACCGCGAGGTCGGTGTTGCGGGCGATCGCGACCACCGCGTCCGACTCACCGACACCGGCGAACCTGACGCCCATCGTGTCGCGGCCCTTGACCGGCACGCTGTCCACCCGGCTGCGGACCACCTGGCCGCTGTTCTTGATCGCGAGCACCTGGTCGGAGTCGACCACGATCAGCGCGCCGACCAGCGAACCGCGTTCGTCGTTCAGCTTGACCGCCTTGATGCCCAGCCCGCCACGACCCTGCTGCCGGTACTCCGAGACCCGGCTGCGCTTGGCGTAGCCGGCGTTGGTGACGGTGAAGACGAACTGCGTGTCCTCCTCCGACCCCGCCCGGATGACCGCCATCGACAGCAGTTCGTCGTCGTTGCGGAACTTCATCCCGGTCACACCCGAGGTGGCCCGGCCCATCGGCCGCAGCTGCTCGTCGTTCGCGGTGAACCGGATCGACTGACCCTTCCGGGAGACCAGCATCAGGTCGTCCTCGGCCGAGGCCAGCTCGGCGCCGATCAGCTCGTCGTCCTCGTCGCGGAAATTCACCGCGATGATGCCGCTCTGCCGGGCCGAGTCGTAGTCGGTCAGTGCCGTCTTCTTCACCAGACCACGCTTGGTGGCCAGCAACAGGTACGGCTGCTGCTGGTAGTCGCGCAGCGTCAGGACCTGCGCGATCTCCTCGTCGGGCTGGAAGGACAGCAGGCCGGCCACGTGCGAGCCCTTGGCGTCGCGCGCGGACTCCGGCAGCTGCCACACCTTCGCCCGGTAGACCCGGCCCTTGGTGGTGAAGAACAGCATCCAGTGGTGGTTCGTGGTGGCGAAGAAGTGGCCGATCTCGTCCTCGGCCCGCATGGTCGCGCCACGGACCCCCTTGCCGCCGCGGTTCTGGGTCCGGTACAGGTCGGTCTTGGTGCGCTTCGCGTACCCGCCGCGGGTGATCGTGACGACCACCTCCTCGTCCGGGACCAGGTCCTGCACGGACAGGTCGCCGTCGGCCGCGATGATCTCGGTCCGCCGGTCGTCGCCGAACTTGTCCACGATCTCGGCCAGCTCGTCGCGGATGATGGTGCGCTGCCGGACCGGGTCGGCCAGGATGTCCTCGAGGTCGGCGATCACGATCTCGAGCTCGTGCAGCCGGTCCATGATCTTCTGCCGCTCCAGGGCGGCCAGCCGGCGCAGCTGCATGTCCAGGATCGCCTGCGCCTGGATCTCGTCGATCTCCAGCAGCGACATCAGGCCGGTGCGGGCCTCCTCGACGTCCGGGCTGCGGCGGATCAGCGCGATCACCTCGTCCAGCGCGTCCAGCGCCTTCACCAGACCGCGGTAGATGTGCGCCTGCTTCTCGGCCTCACGGAGGCGGTAGCGGGTCCGGCGCTGGATGACCTCGATCTGGTGGTCGATCCAGTGCGTGATGAACAGGTCCAGGCTGAGCGTGCGCGGTACGCCGTCGACCAGCGCGAGCATGTTGCAGCCGAAGGTGTCCTGCAGTTGGGTGTGCTTGTAGAGGTTGTTCAGTACGACGCGGGGCTGCGCGTCGCGCTTCAGCACGATCACCAGCCGCTGGCCGGTCCGCGACGAGGTGTCGTCGCGGATGTCGGCGATGCCGGTCATCTTGCCGGTGTTCACCAGTTCGGCGATCTTCTGCGCCAGGTTGTCCGGGTTGACCATGTAGGGCAGCTGGCTGACGACCAGGCTGGTCCGGCCCTTGGCGTCCTCCTCGATGTCGACCACCGCGCGCATCGTGACCGAGCCACGACCGGTGCGGTAGGCGTCGTCGATGCCCTTGTAGCCGACGATCAGGGCGCCGTTCGGGAAGTCCGGGCCCTTGATGTTCTCCATGCACGCCGCCAGGACCTCTTCCTGGGTGGCGTCCGGGTGCTCCAGGCACCACTGGGCCGCGGCAGCGACCTCGCGCAGGTTGTGCGGCGGGATCATCGTCGCCATCCCGACCGCGATCCCGGCCGAGCCGTTGACCAGCAGGTTCGGGAAACGGCTCGGCAGGATCACCGGCTCCTGCGAACGGCCGTCGTAGTTCGGGCGGAAGTCGACCGTCTCCTGGTCGATGTCGCGCACCATCTCCATCGCCAGCGGCGCCAGCCGGCACTCCGTGTACCGCATCGCGGCGGCGGGGTCGTTACCCGGCGAGCCGAAGTTGCCCTGGCCCTGGATCATCGGCGCGCGCATCACCCACGGCTGCGCGAGCCGCACCAGGGTGTCGTAGATCGCGGAGTCACCGTGCGGGTGGTACTGACCCATCACGTCACCGACGATGCGGGAGCACTTGGAGAAGCCGCGGTCGGGCCGGTAGCCACCGTCGTACATCGCGTAGAGGATCCGGCGGTGCACCGGCTTGAGGCCGTCGCGGACCTCGGGCAGCGCGCGGCCGACGATGACGGCCATCGCGTAGTCGAGGTACGACTGCTGCATCTCCGTCTGCAGATCGAGGGGCTCGATCCGGTCGTGTCCCGGAGAGATAGGGGTCTCGGTCATCTGGTGCTCGTCCCGTTCGTGTCAGTACGTCGGTGAGGTCGGCGCTGCGCGAGGTGCGCCCGGGCAGAACCCGGGCGGCCCTCAGATATCAAGGAACCGAACGTCCTTGGCGTTGCGCTGGATGAAGTTGCGGCGGGCCTCGATGTCGTCACCCATCAGCGTCGCGAAGGTCTCGTCGGCCCGGGCGGCGTCGTCCAGGGTGATCTGCAGCAGCACCCGGTTGGCCGGGTCCATCGTGGTCTCCCACAGCTCCTGCGCGTTCATCTCACCCAGACC encodes:
- the gyrA gene encoding DNA gyrase subunit A; amino-acid sequence: MQQSYLDYAMAVIVGRALPEVRDGLKPVHRRILYAMYDGGYRPDRGFSKCSRIVGDVMGQYHPHGDSAIYDTLVRLAQPWVMRAPMIQGQGNFGSPGNDPAAAMRYTECRLAPLAMEMVRDIDQETVDFRPNYDGRSQEPVILPSRFPNLLVNGSAGIAVGMATMIPPHNLREVAAAAQWCLEHPDATQEEVLAACMENIKGPDFPNGALIVGYKGIDDAYRTGRGSVTMRAVVDIEEDAKGRTSLVVSQLPYMVNPDNLAQKIAELVNTGKMTGIADIRDDTSSRTGQRLVIVLKRDAQPRVVLNNLYKHTQLQDTFGCNMLALVDGVPRTLSLDLFITHWIDHQIEVIQRRTRYRLREAEKQAHIYRGLVKALDALDEVIALIRRSPDVEEARTGLMSLLEIDEIQAQAILDMQLRRLAALERQKIMDRLHELEIVIADLEDILADPVRQRTIIRDELAEIVDKFGDDRRTEIIAADGDLSVQDLVPDEEVVVTITRGGYAKRTKTDLYRTQNRGGKGVRGATMRAEDEIGHFFATTNHHWMLFFTTKGRVYRAKVWQLPESARDAKGSHVAGLLSFQPDEEIAQVLTLRDYQQQPYLLLATKRGLVKKTALTDYDSARQSGIIAVNFRDEDDELIGAELASAEDDLMLVSRKGQSIRFTANDEQLRPMGRATSGVTGMKFRNDDELLSMAVIRAGSEEDTQFVFTVTNAGYAKRSRVSEYRQQGRGGLGIKAVKLNDERGSLVGALIVVDSDQVLAIKNSGQVVRSRVDSVPVKGRDTMGVRFAGVGESDAVVAIARNTDLAVADESDAAAGTDALVVDGVVVDEGGPLDGVVVDSGEFAGDVQDVDSETTETVPGSVSSDDQHSTDVDGAATVEDDEAGQEGT